The following coding sequences lie in one Meles meles chromosome X, mMelMel3.1 paternal haplotype, whole genome shotgun sequence genomic window:
- the TMEM185A gene encoding transmembrane protein 185A isoform X1 produces MNLRGLFQDFNPSKFLIYACLLLFSVLLALRLDGIIQWSYWAVFAPIWLWKLMVIVGASVGTGVWARNPQYRAEGETCVEFKAMLIAVGIHLLLLMFEVLVCDRIERGSHFWLLVFMPLFFVSPVSVAACVWGFRHDRSLELEILCSVNILQFIFIALRLDKIIHWPWLVVCVPLWILMSFLCLVVLYYIVWSVLFLRSMDVIAEQRRTHITMALSWMTIVVPLLTFEILLVHKLDGHNAFSCIPIFVPLWLSLITLMATTFGQKGGNHWWFGIRKDFCQFLLEIFPFLREYGNISYDLHHEDNEETEETPVPEPPKIAPMFRKKTRVVITQSPGNSCCRQNSHKKQEMVWASPTCWEHRLSDNNHAPPETRNAGQNS; encoded by the exons TAAATTCCTCATCTACGCCTGTCTCCTGCTGTTCTCTGTGCTGCTGGCCCTTCGTCTGGATGGCATCATTCAGTGGAGTTACTGGGCCGTCTTTGCTCCAATATGGCTGTGGAAGTTGATGGTCATTGTTGGAGCCTCAGTTGGAACCGGAGTCTGGGCACGAAATCCCCAATATCG agcagaaggagaaacatgTGTGGAGTTTAAAGCCATGTTAATTGCCGTGGGCATCCACTTGCTCCTGTTGATGTTCGAAGTTCTGGTATGTGACAGGATTGAGAGAGGAAGCCATTTCTGGCTTCTGGTCTTCATGCCGCTGTTCTTCGTCTCCCCGGTGTCCGTGGCAGCTTGTGTCTGGGGCTTTCGACATGACAGGTCACTGGAG tTAGAAATACTGTGTTCTGTCAACATCCTGCAGTTTATATTCATTGCCTTAAGACTGGACAAGATCATCCACTGGCCCTGGCTT gTCGTGTGTGTCCCTCTGTGGATTCTCATGTCCTTTCTGTGCCTGGTGGTCCTCTATTACATCGTGTGGTCCGTCCTGTTCCTGCGCTCCATGGATGTGATTGCAGAACAGCGAAGGACACACATAACAATGGCACTGAGCTGGATGACCATCGTCGTGCCTCTCCTCACGTTTGAG ATCCTGTTGGTTCACAAACTGGACGGCCACAACGCATTCTCTTGTATCCCGATATTTGTCCCTCTCTGGCTTTCCTTGATCACTCTGATGGCAACCACATTTGGACAGAAGGGAGGAAACCACT GGTGGTTTGGTATTCGCAAGGATTTCTGTCAGTTTCTGcttgaaatcttcccatttttgAGAGAATATGGAAACATTTCCTACGACCTCCATCATGAAGATAATGAGGAAACGGAAGAAACCCCAGTTCCAGAACCTCCTAAAATTGCTCCGATGTTTCGGAAGAAGACCAGGGTGGTCATCACCCAGAGCCCTGGGAA TAGCTGCTGCCGCCAGAACAGCCACAAAAAGCAAGAAATGGTCTGGGCTTCGCCTACGTGCTGGGAGCACCGGCTGTCAGACAACAATCACGCGCCGCCTGAAACGAGAAATGCAGGACAGAACAGCTGA
- the TMEM185A gene encoding transmembrane protein 185A isoform X2 yields MNLRGLFQDFNPSKFLIYACLLLFSVLLALRLDGIIQWSYWAVFAPIWLWKLMVIVGASVGTGVWARNPQYRAEGETCVEFKAMLIAVGIHLLLLMFEVLVCDRIERGSHFWLLVFMPLFFVSPVSVAACVWGFRHDRSLEVVCVPLWILMSFLCLVVLYYIVWSVLFLRSMDVIAEQRRTHITMALSWMTIVVPLLTFEILLVHKLDGHNAFSCIPIFVPLWLSLITLMATTFGQKGGNHWWFGIRKDFCQFLLEIFPFLREYGNISYDLHHEDNEETEETPVPEPPKIAPMFRKKTRVVITQSPGNSCCRQNSHKKQEMVWASPTCWEHRLSDNNHAPPETRNAGQNS; encoded by the exons TAAATTCCTCATCTACGCCTGTCTCCTGCTGTTCTCTGTGCTGCTGGCCCTTCGTCTGGATGGCATCATTCAGTGGAGTTACTGGGCCGTCTTTGCTCCAATATGGCTGTGGAAGTTGATGGTCATTGTTGGAGCCTCAGTTGGAACCGGAGTCTGGGCACGAAATCCCCAATATCG agcagaaggagaaacatgTGTGGAGTTTAAAGCCATGTTAATTGCCGTGGGCATCCACTTGCTCCTGTTGATGTTCGAAGTTCTGGTATGTGACAGGATTGAGAGAGGAAGCCATTTCTGGCTTCTGGTCTTCATGCCGCTGTTCTTCGTCTCCCCGGTGTCCGTGGCAGCTTGTGTCTGGGGCTTTCGACATGACAGGTCACTGGAG gTCGTGTGTGTCCCTCTGTGGATTCTCATGTCCTTTCTGTGCCTGGTGGTCCTCTATTACATCGTGTGGTCCGTCCTGTTCCTGCGCTCCATGGATGTGATTGCAGAACAGCGAAGGACACACATAACAATGGCACTGAGCTGGATGACCATCGTCGTGCCTCTCCTCACGTTTGAG ATCCTGTTGGTTCACAAACTGGACGGCCACAACGCATTCTCTTGTATCCCGATATTTGTCCCTCTCTGGCTTTCCTTGATCACTCTGATGGCAACCACATTTGGACAGAAGGGAGGAAACCACT GGTGGTTTGGTATTCGCAAGGATTTCTGTCAGTTTCTGcttgaaatcttcccatttttgAGAGAATATGGAAACATTTCCTACGACCTCCATCATGAAGATAATGAGGAAACGGAAGAAACCCCAGTTCCAGAACCTCCTAAAATTGCTCCGATGTTTCGGAAGAAGACCAGGGTGGTCATCACCCAGAGCCCTGGGAA TAGCTGCTGCCGCCAGAACAGCCACAAAAAGCAAGAAATGGTCTGGGCTTCGCCTACGTGCTGGGAGCACCGGCTGTCAGACAACAATCACGCGCCGCCTGAAACGAGAAATGCAGGACAGAACAGCTGA